A window of Juglans regia cultivar Chandler chromosome 7, Walnut 2.0, whole genome shotgun sequence contains these coding sequences:
- the LOC109004247 gene encoding V-type proton ATPase catalytic subunit A: protein MPAVYGSRLTTFEDAEKESEYGYVRKVSGPVVIADGMAGAAMYELVRVGHDNLIGEIIRLEGDSATIQVYEETAGLTVNDPVLRTHKPLSVELGPGILGNIFDGIQRPLKTIAKISGDVYIPRGVSVPALDKDILWEFQPKKLGEGDLLTGGDLYATVFENSLMQHHVALPPDAMGKISFIAAPGQYSLKDTVLELEFQGVKKKFTMLQTWPVRTPRPVASKLAADTPLLTGQRVLDALFPSVLGGTCAIPGAFGCGKTVISQALSKYSNSDTVVYVGCGERGNEMAEVLMDFPQLTMTLPDGREESVMKRTTLVANTSNMPVAAREASIYTGITIAEYFRDMGYNVSMMADSTSRWAEALREISGRLAEMPADSGYPAYLAARLASFYERAGKVKCLGSPERTGSVTIVGAVSPPGGDFSDPVTSATLSIVQVFWGLDKKLAQRKHFPSVNWLISYSKYSTALESFYEQFDPDFINIRTKAREVLQREDDLNEIVQLVGKDALAETDKITLETAKLLREDYLAQNAFTPYDKFCPFYKSVWMMRNIIHFYSLANQAVERGAGMDGQKISYSLIKHRLGDLFYRLVSQKFEDPAEGEAALVAKFKKLHEDLSNGFRNLEDETR, encoded by the exons ATGCCGGCGGTCTACGGATCTCGATTAACGACCTTCGAAGATGCCGAGAAGGAGAGTGAGTACGGTTACGTCCGCAAG GTATCTGGACCAGTCGTCATTGCAGATGGCATGGCAGGGGCTGCAATGTATGAGCTGGTCCGTGTTGGACACGATAATCTTATTGGTGAGATTATTCGGTTGGAAGGAGATTCTGCTACAATCCAAG TTTATGAGGAAACAGCAGGCTTGACGGTAAATGACCCTGTGCTACGAACACACAAG CCTCTATCGGTGGAGTTGGGACCTGGAATATTGGGAAATATTTTTGATGGCATTCAG AGGCCTTTGAAAACTATTGCAAAAATATCTGGTGATGTCTATATCCCTCGCGGAGTCTCTGTCCCAGCTCTTGACAAAGATATACTTTGGGAGTTTCAGCCTAAAAAACTag GTGAGGGAGATCTTCTCACAGGTGGAGACTTGTATGCT ACCGTCTTTGAGAACAGTCTAATGCAACATCATGTTGCACTTCCTCCTGACGCAATGGGAAAAATTTCTTTCATTGCAGCACCTGGTCAATATTCATTGAAG GATACTGTCTTAGAGCTTGAGTTCCAAGGTGTCAAAAAGAAATTTACCATGCTTCAG ACTTGGCCTGTACGTACACCACGGCCTGTTGCGTCAAAACTTGCTGCTGATACCCCTCTACTTACTGGGCAG CGTGTTCTTGATGCCCTTTTTCCTTCAGTTCTTGGTGGGACTTGTGCCATACCTGGGGCTTTTGGTTGTGGAAAAACAGTCATTAGTCAAGCACTCTCGAAA TACTCTAATTCTGATACTGTAGTTTATGTTGGTTGTGGGGAACGAGGGAATGAAATGGCAGAG GTTCTTATGGACTTTCCTCAATTGACAATGACTTTGCCTGACGGCCGTGAGGAATCTGTTATGAAGCGTACAACACTTGTGGCCAACACTTCAAACATGCCAGTGGCAGCTCGTGAGGCTTCAATTTATACAG GAATCACAATCGCTGAATATTTTAGAGACATGGGCTACAATGTTAGCATGATGGCAGATTCAACGTCTCGATGGGCAGAAGCATTGCGTGAAATATCAGGGCGGCTG GCAGAAATGCCTGCAGATAGTGGATATCCTGCCTACCTTGCAGCACGTTTGGCCTCATTTTATGAACGTGCTGGTAAAGTAAAATGTCTTGGGAGCCCAGAGCGTACTGGTagtgtcacaattgttggtgcTGTTTCTCCTCCTGGAGGTGACTTCTCAGATCCTGTGACGTCTGCAACCCTTAGCATTGTCCAG GTCTTCTGGGGTCTGGACAAAAAACTCGCCCAGAGGAAACATTTTCCTTCTGTAAATTGGCTTATTTCCTATTCAAAGTACTCAACG GCATTGGAGTCTTTCTATGAGCAATTCGATCCAGATTTTATTAACATTAGGACAAAGGCCCGTGAGGTGCTGCAGAGAGAAGATGACCTGAATGAAATCGTTCAG CTCGTAGGAAAGGACGCATTGGCTGAAACAGACAAGATAACCCTAGAGACTGCTAAGCTTTTGAGGGAAGACTATCTTGCTCAGAATGCTTTTACTCC ATATGACAAATTCTGCCCTTTCTACAAGTCTGTTTGGATGATGCGCAACATTATCCACTTTTATAGTTTGGCCAATCAG GCAGTGGAGAGAGGAGCTGGTATGGATGGTCAAAAGATAAGTTACAGCCTGATCAAACATCGATTGGGGGATCTCTTTTACCGTCTAGT GTCTCAAAAATTCGAGGATCCGGCTGAAGGAGAAGCTGCTCTTGTGGCCAAGTTTAAGAAGCTGCATGAGGACCTGTCTAATGGTTTCCGCAACCTTGAGGATGAAACTCGGTAA
- the LOC109004251 gene encoding protein FAM32A-like has translation MSGYENVVGGKLKLKGKALDVKAGGVKKKKKNKKHQDQLSEVTENELPAGGSAELSADPNEDDVNDGNKLSEDGKAGRYDDHLTPIEKRYIEQRERIDVHRLAKTANKSHRDRIQDFNQYLANMSEHYDIPKVGPG, from the exons ATGTCAGGGTATGAGAATGTTGTTGGGGGTAAGCTGAAGCTCAAGGGAAAAGCCCTGGATGTCAAGGCTGGGGgggtgaagaagaaaaagaaaaataagaaacatcAGGATCAGCTTTCTGAAGTTACAGAAAATGAACTTCCAGCAG GTGGAAGTGCAGAGCTATCAGCTGATCCCAATGAGGATGATGTAAATGATGGAAACAAATTGAGTGAGGATGGAAAGGCTGGTCGTTATGATGATCATCTCACTCCCATAGAAAAGCGATACATAGAGCAGAGGGAGAGAATTGATGTTCATAGATTGGCCAAGACGGCTAATAAATCTCACCGTGACCGGATTCAGGATTTCAACCAGTATCTGGCGAATATGAGTGAACATTATGACATTCCCAAAGTTGGTCCAGGATGA